The proteins below come from a single Azospirillum thiophilum genomic window:
- a CDS encoding 1,2-dihydroxy-3-keto-5-methylthiopentene dioxygenase: MSHLTVYLESDARRPELSTADPDLMAGHLAHIGILFERWAIDASLPASADADADANADAGAVLLDYAGPIARMKAGRRFGSVDVVRITPATEGSAALRAKFMEEHTHGEDEARAFVEGAGAFYIHLDRRVFRVVCEAGDLLSIPAGTPHWFDMGARPRFTAIRFFTRPDGWVAVPTGDPIAARFPLFEPPVRA; this comes from the coding sequence TTGAGTCACCTGACCGTCTATCTGGAAAGCGATGCCCGCCGGCCGGAGTTGAGCACCGCCGATCCGGACCTGATGGCCGGGCATCTCGCCCACATCGGCATCCTGTTCGAGCGCTGGGCGATCGACGCATCCCTGCCCGCTTCCGCTGACGCTGACGCCGACGCCAACGCCGATGCCGGCGCGGTGCTGCTGGACTATGCCGGCCCCATCGCCCGGATGAAGGCGGGACGCCGCTTCGGCTCGGTCGACGTCGTGCGCATCACCCCGGCGACCGAGGGCTCGGCCGCCCTCCGGGCCAAGTTCATGGAGGAGCATACCCACGGCGAGGACGAGGCCCGCGCCTTCGTCGAAGGGGCCGGCGCCTTCTACATCCATCTCGACCGCCGCGTATTCCGCGTCGTGTGCGAGGCCGGCGACCTGCTGAGCATCCCCGCCGGGACGCCGCACTGGTTCGACATGGGGGCGCGGCCGCGCTTCACCGCCATCCGGTTCTTCACCCGTCCCGATGGCTGGGTCGCCGTCCCGACCGGCGATCCCATCGCCGCGCGCTTTCCCCTGTTCGAGCCCCCTGTTCGAGCCTGA
- a CDS encoding MFS transporter, translating into MRDEIETGADTAYLQAGTPAYRRASRILFVAGFSTFATLYCVQPLLPDFVREFGVTPAESSLSLSLTTGVLAGALLVAGAISDGIGRKPVMVAALLAAGLLGIVGALMPDWHGFLAVRAIEGLALSGLPAVAMAYVSEEVDPKSAGVAMGLYIGGTAIGGMSGRVLTAVVTDLGTWRLAVGVVGALAVAAGITVWLALPPSRHFIRRAAGLRGLARAWRGLLTDPALLGLFSLGFLLMGGFVTVFNYIGFRLSESPFELRPAIVGAVFLVYSFGVVSSPLFGGWSGRIGSNRTLAAAVALMVAGLALLEIDSLFAIAPGIALFTFAFFGAHSIVSAWIGRRAAVARGQASSIYLFCYYVGSTLAGTLGGLFWHDHGWTGVALFVGLLLVIAVAVTAGLQRSR; encoded by the coding sequence GTGCGCGACGAGATCGAGACCGGTGCCGACACCGCCTATCTGCAGGCCGGCACCCCCGCCTATCGCCGCGCCAGCCGAATCCTGTTCGTCGCCGGCTTCTCCACCTTCGCCACGCTCTATTGCGTGCAGCCGCTGCTGCCCGACTTCGTGCGCGAGTTCGGGGTGACGCCGGCCGAATCCAGCCTATCGCTGTCGCTGACCACCGGCGTCCTTGCCGGGGCGCTGCTGGTGGCCGGCGCCATTTCCGACGGGATCGGGCGCAAGCCGGTGATGGTGGCGGCCCTGCTCGCCGCCGGCCTGCTCGGCATCGTCGGGGCGCTGATGCCGGACTGGCATGGCTTCCTGGCGGTGCGGGCGATCGAAGGGCTGGCGCTGAGCGGCCTGCCCGCCGTCGCCATGGCCTATGTCTCCGAAGAGGTCGACCCCAAATCGGCCGGCGTCGCCATGGGGCTCTATATCGGCGGCACCGCCATCGGCGGCATGTCGGGCCGGGTGCTGACCGCCGTCGTCACCGACCTCGGCACCTGGAGGCTCGCGGTCGGGGTGGTGGGCGCGCTGGCGGTGGCGGCCGGGATCACCGTCTGGCTGGCCCTGCCGCCGTCGCGCCATTTCATCCGCCGGGCCGCCGGATTGCGCGGGCTCGCGCGGGCATGGCGCGGGTTGCTGACCGATCCGGCGCTGCTTGGGCTGTTCTCGCTGGGCTTCCTGCTGATGGGTGGCTTCGTCACGGTCTTCAACTATATCGGCTTCCGCCTGAGCGAATCGCCGTTCGAGCTGCGGCCGGCCATCGTCGGCGCGGTGTTCCTGGTCTACAGCTTCGGCGTCGTCAGCTCGCCGCTGTTCGGCGGCTGGTCGGGGCGCATCGGCTCCAACCGCACGCTGGCCGCGGCGGTGGCCCTGATGGTGGCCGGGCTGGCGCTGCTGGAGATCGACAGCCTGTTCGCCATCGCCCCCGGCATCGCCCTGTTCACCTTCGCCTTCTTCGGCGCCCATTCCATCGTCTCGGCCTGGATCGGCCGGCGGGCCGCGGTGGCGCGCGGACAGGCGTCATCGATCTATCTGTTCTGCTATTATGTCGGCTCCACGCTCGCCGGGACGCTGGGCGGGTTGTTCTGGCACGACCATGGCTGGACCGGAGTCGCGCTCTTCGTCGGCTTGCTGCTTGTGATTGCGGTTGCGGTCACGGCTGGGCTCCAGCGCAGCCGCTGA
- the surE gene encoding 5'/3'-nucleotidase SurE, whose protein sequence is MFDLPLDLSRTRILVTNDDGIHAQGLKVLEAIARELSDDVWVVAPEMEQSAASHSLTINRPLRLRKLDDRRFTVDGTPTDCVLLAVNHVMKESRPTLVLSGVNQGSNIGEDVTYSGTIAAAMEATLLNVPAIAMSQHYEQGQPIDWSAAAAHGADVVRKAVTVAWPKNVLLNVNFPSCPAAEVTGIRVVRHGKRKIGDELLERVDPRGKPYIWIGTLRGEADVADDTDIHVVFNGGISVTPVYLDLTHTPTLQTLRQAFV, encoded by the coding sequence ATGTTCGACCTGCCGCTCGACCTGTCCCGGACCCGCATCCTCGTCACCAACGACGACGGCATCCATGCCCAGGGATTGAAGGTCCTGGAAGCCATCGCGCGCGAGTTGTCCGACGACGTCTGGGTCGTCGCGCCGGAGATGGAGCAGTCGGCGGCCAGCCATTCGCTGACCATCAACCGGCCGCTGCGCCTGCGCAAGCTGGACGACCGCCGCTTCACCGTCGACGGCACGCCGACCGACTGCGTGCTGCTGGCGGTCAACCATGTGATGAAGGAGTCCCGGCCGACGCTGGTCCTGTCCGGCGTCAACCAGGGCTCCAACATCGGCGAGGACGTGACCTATTCCGGCACCATCGCCGCGGCGATGGAGGCGACGCTGCTGAACGTCCCGGCCATCGCCATGAGCCAGCATTACGAGCAGGGCCAGCCGATCGACTGGTCCGCCGCCGCCGCCCATGGCGCCGACGTGGTCCGCAAGGCGGTGACGGTGGCCTGGCCGAAGAACGTCCTGCTGAACGTCAACTTCCCGTCCTGCCCGGCGGCGGAAGTGACCGGCATCCGGGTGGTCCGCCACGGCAAGCGCAAGATCGGCGACGAGCTTCTGGAACGCGTCGACCCGCGCGGCAAGCCCTATATCTGGATCGGCACGCTGCGCGGCGAGGCCGACGTTGCGGACGATACCGACATCCATGTCGTCTTCAACGGCGGCATCTCGGTGACGCCGGTCTATCTCGACCTCACCCACACCCCGACGCTGCAGACATTGAGGCAGGCTTTCGTGTGA
- the yajC gene encoding preprotein translocase subunit YajC: MFVSTAYAQTAAPAGGGGDMLVQFLPLILIFIVFYFLLIRPQQKKMKEHKAMLSAIRRGDRVVTGGGIIGIVTKVGADEEITVEIAENVRVRCLRSTVNLVLAKTEPAGKSGGDAAPAAEGEAKPVETPAAGGIGKLFGRK; this comes from the coding sequence ATGTTCGTTTCGACGGCTTATGCACAGACGGCGGCGCCGGCTGGCGGCGGCGGTGACATGCTCGTCCAGTTTCTGCCGCTGATCCTGATCTTCATCGTCTTCTACTTCCTGCTGATCCGTCCGCAGCAGAAGAAGATGAAGGAGCATAAGGCCATGCTGTCGGCGATCCGCCGCGGCGACCGCGTCGTGACCGGCGGCGGCATCATCGGCATCGTCACCAAGGTCGGCGCCGACGAGGAGATCACCGTGGAGATCGCGGAGAATGTGCGCGTGCGCTGCCTGCGCTCCACCGTGAATCTGGTGCTAGCCAAGACCGAACCGGCCGGCAAGTCTGGCGGCGACGCCGCCCCGGCCGCCGAAGGCGAGGCCAAGCCGGTCGAGACGCCGGCAGCCGGCGGCATCGGCAAGCTGTTCGGCCGCAAGTAA
- the serS gene encoding serine--tRNA ligase, protein MHDLRAIRENPEAFDRGLGRRGLAPMSSSLLDLDGRRRAAQTQMQEMQARRNEAAKEIGLAKREGRDAQPILDEMAALKDRLPQVEEEERALGAELDTLLAGVPNIPADDVPDGPDESANVEVRRWGTPPDIANPKQHYELGEALGLMDFEAAARMSGARFTVLKGGLARLERALADFMLDIHTGEHGFTEIAPPLMVRDNALFGTGQLPKFEEDLFKTTSSDHYLIPTSEVPLTNLVNDQIVASEELPLRYTALTPCFRAEAGSAGRDTRGMIRQHQFWKVEMVAITTPEQSEDEHQRMTRCAETILERLGLAYRTIVLCTGDMGFSSRKTFDVEVWLPGQNAYREISSISNCGDFQARRMKARCRPKGEKQTQFVHTLNGSGVAVGRCLIAVLENYQQPDGSILVPEALRPYMRGVERISI, encoded by the coding sequence ATGCACGACCTTCGCGCCATCCGTGAGAATCCCGAAGCCTTCGACCGCGGCCTTGGCCGCCGGGGATTGGCGCCGATGTCGTCGTCGCTGCTCGACCTCGACGGCCGCCGCCGCGCCGCGCAGACCCAGATGCAGGAGATGCAGGCCCGCCGGAACGAGGCGGCGAAGGAGATCGGCCTCGCCAAGCGCGAGGGCCGCGACGCCCAGCCGATCCTGGACGAGATGGCGGCCCTGAAGGACCGCCTGCCCCAGGTGGAGGAGGAGGAACGTGCGCTCGGCGCCGAGTTGGACACGCTGCTGGCGGGAGTGCCCAACATCCCGGCCGACGACGTGCCGGACGGCCCGGACGAGAGCGCCAACGTCGAGGTCCGCCGCTGGGGCACCCCGCCGGACATCGCCAATCCCAAGCAGCATTACGAGCTGGGCGAAGCGCTCGGCCTGATGGATTTCGAGGCGGCGGCCCGCATGTCCGGCGCCCGCTTCACCGTGCTGAAGGGCGGACTTGCCCGGCTTGAACGGGCGCTCGCCGACTTCATGCTGGACATTCACACCGGCGAGCATGGCTTCACCGAGATCGCACCGCCGCTGATGGTGCGCGACAATGCGCTGTTCGGCACCGGCCAGTTGCCGAAGTTCGAGGAGGATCTGTTCAAGACCACCTCGTCCGACCATTACCTGATCCCGACCAGCGAGGTGCCGCTGACCAATCTGGTCAACGACCAGATCGTCGCGTCGGAGGAACTGCCGCTGCGCTACACCGCACTGACGCCGTGCTTCCGCGCCGAGGCGGGGTCGGCCGGGCGCGACACCCGCGGCATGATCCGCCAGCACCAGTTCTGGAAGGTGGAGATGGTCGCCATCACCACGCCGGAGCAGTCGGAGGACGAACACCAGCGCATGACCCGCTGTGCCGAGACGATCCTGGAGCGGCTGGGGCTCGCCTACCGCACCATCGTGCTGTGCACCGGCGACATGGGCTTCTCCTCGCGCAAGACCTTTGACGTCGAGGTGTGGCTGCCCGGCCAGAACGCCTACCGCGAGATCTCCAGCATTTCCAATTGCGGCGATTTCCAGGCGCGGCGGATGAAGGCCCGTTGCCGGCCGAAGGGCGAGAAGCAAACTCAGTTCGTCCACACCCTGAACGGATCGGGTGTGGCGGTCGGGCGCTGCCTGATCGCGGTGCTGGAGAACTACCAGCAGCCCGACGGTTCGATCCTGGTTCCGGAAGCGCTCCGCCCCTACATGCGCGGAGTGGAGAGGATTTCCATCTGA
- a CDS encoding ATP-binding protein, translating to MSQFNTEHALVPLLTRIAEALERIAPPKAQPLDFTAADAFVWHPDPDRLEPVPAVNRVDILLLQGIEWQRGILLDNTRRFTAGLPANNALLWGARGTGKSSLVKAVHAAICAERPGELALVEIHREDIPTLPRLLARLKGEARRFILFCDDLSFDHDDAHYKSLKAVLDGGIEGRPDNVVFYATSNRRHLMPRDMIENERSTAINPAEAVEEKVSLSDRFGLWLGFHNCDQDTYFAMIEGYARHYGLDVPVDRLRAEAVEWSVTRGSRSGRVAWQFIQDLAGRLGQPLR from the coding sequence ATGTCGCAGTTCAACACCGAGCACGCGCTGGTCCCCCTGCTGACCCGCATCGCGGAGGCTCTGGAGCGTATCGCCCCGCCGAAGGCGCAGCCGCTGGACTTCACCGCGGCCGACGCCTTCGTCTGGCATCCCGACCCCGACCGGCTGGAGCCGGTACCGGCGGTCAACCGGGTCGACATCCTGCTGCTGCAGGGCATCGAGTGGCAGCGCGGGATCCTGCTGGACAACACCCGCCGTTTCACCGCTGGCCTGCCGGCCAACAACGCCCTGCTGTGGGGCGCGCGCGGCACCGGCAAGAGCTCGTTGGTCAAGGCCGTCCATGCGGCGATCTGCGCCGAGCGGCCGGGCGAACTGGCGCTGGTGGAAATCCACCGCGAGGACATCCCCACCCTGCCCCGCCTGCTGGCCCGGCTGAAGGGCGAAGCACGCCGCTTCATCCTGTTCTGCGACGACCTGTCCTTCGACCATGACGACGCACATTACAAGTCGCTGAAGGCGGTGCTGGACGGCGGCATCGAGGGGCGCCCGGACAATGTGGTGTTCTACGCGACGTCGAACCGCCGCCACCTGATGCCGCGCGACATGATCGAGAACGAGCGGTCCACCGCCATCAACCCGGCGGAGGCGGTGGAGGAGAAGGTGTCGTTGTCCGACCGTTTCGGGCTGTGGCTCGGCTTCCACAACTGCGACCAGGACACCTATTTCGCGATGATCGAGGGCTATGCCCGCCATTACGGCCTGGACGTTCCGGTCGACCGGCTGCGCGCGGAGGCCGTGGAGTGGTCGGTCACGCGCGGAAGCCGGTCCGGCCGGGTGGCCTGGCAGTTCATCCAGGACCTGGCCGGTCGCCTCGGGCAGCCCCTTCGCTGA
- a CDS encoding type III PLP-dependent enzyme → MGFLRSRSAVTPLRRVGMNDSSAVSLSGSGRRSTVAQAVALHRPEEPMHCIRPGVLADTAGSFLAAFGEATDASARGGDVLYAVKCNPEPAVLRALWAGGVRHFDVASPGEIRLIRQMFPDAVLHYMHPVKGRQAIRNAYRQYGVRDFVLDSREELAKILEETDNAANLGLVVRLALPKGNAVYDLSGKFGAAMADAADLLREVRAVAPKVGLSFHVGSQMLDPSAYERAIALAGRVIADSGVAIDVLDVGGGFPVSYPGVTPPPLGDFMAAIARGVSALDLPASCRLWCEPGRALVAPGVSLVVQVVKRRGGELFINDGVYGGLSDAGVPGFRFPARLIRPFEAMSDAGEEAFSFYGPTCDSADRMNGPFHLPADIKAGDWIELGQLGAYGSCLRTAFNGFDQARIVEVSDAPLLATPGYRLQSCAA, encoded by the coding sequence ATGGGTTTCCTGCGTTCCCGTTCCGCCGTCACCCCGCTCCGCCGCGTCGGCATGAACGACAGCAGCGCCGTTTCGCTGTCCGGCAGCGGCCGCCGCTCGACCGTCGCCCAGGCGGTCGCCCTGCACCGGCCGGAAGAGCCGATGCACTGCATCCGCCCCGGCGTGCTGGCTGACACCGCCGGCAGCTTCCTCGCCGCCTTCGGCGAGGCGACCGACGCGTCGGCCCGCGGCGGCGACGTGCTCTATGCCGTGAAGTGCAATCCGGAACCGGCGGTGCTGCGCGCGCTGTGGGCCGGCGGCGTGCGCCATTTCGACGTCGCCTCGCCCGGCGAGATCCGGCTGATCCGCCAGATGTTTCCCGACGCCGTGCTGCATTACATGCATCCGGTGAAGGGCCGGCAGGCGATCCGCAACGCCTATCGTCAATATGGCGTGCGTGACTTCGTGCTCGACAGCCGCGAGGAGCTGGCCAAGATCCTGGAGGAGACGGACAACGCCGCCAACCTCGGCCTCGTCGTGCGTCTGGCACTGCCGAAGGGCAATGCCGTCTACGACCTGTCCGGCAAGTTCGGCGCCGCCATGGCCGACGCGGCGGACCTGCTGCGCGAGGTCCGCGCGGTGGCGCCGAAGGTCGGGCTGTCCTTCCATGTCGGCTCGCAGATGCTCGATCCGTCGGCCTACGAGCGCGCCATCGCGCTGGCCGGCCGGGTCATCGCCGACAGCGGCGTCGCCATCGACGTGCTGGATGTCGGCGGCGGCTTCCCGGTGTCCTATCCGGGTGTCACCCCGCCGCCGCTCGGTGACTTCATGGCCGCCATCGCCCGCGGCGTCTCGGCGCTCGACCTGCCCGCAAGCTGCCGCCTGTGGTGCGAGCCGGGCCGCGCCCTGGTCGCCCCCGGCGTCTCGCTGGTGGTGCAGGTGGTCAAGCGGCGGGGCGGCGAACTGTTCATCAACGACGGCGTCTATGGTGGGCTGTCGGACGCTGGCGTGCCGGGATTCCGCTTCCCGGCGCGGCTGATCCGTCCGTTCGAGGCGATGTCCGACGCTGGCGAGGAGGCGTTCAGCTTCTACGGCCCGACCTGCGACAGCGCCGATCGGATGAACGGCCCGTTCCACCTGCCGGCCGACATCAAGGCCGGCGACTGGATCGAGCTAGGGCAGCTCGGCGCCTACGGCTCCTGTCTGCGCACCGCCTTCAACGGCTTCGATCAGGCGCGCATCGTCGAGGTGTCGGACGCGCCGCTGTTGGCCACGCCCGGCTACCGTCTGCAGTCCTGCGCCGCCTGA
- a CDS encoding M23 family metallopeptidase, with the protein MKPVLSALVLSTAVLALGACERIGGLAPFTHVAEVPESAGGAITVQKGDSAYSLSRRYNVPLRDLIEANRLAPPYRLDIGQRLVLPTSRQYIVQKGDSLYSISRMHNVDVSELTRLNNLSPPYAVQVGQPLRLPGSNDTGGTMVASGGAVPLTPQGGQQGSPQGAAAGRGSIQAAELPPPSSNGSSNGPSNAPSAGAISATPLPPPPKAGAAPEPAPVQPAPAAAGDVTYQPGQGPTLLRPPGAKPSPAPIPAPAAPPQEVAAATPPPKPDPKAEVDAPPPRGSARFLWPVKGKLISGYGPKPDGLHNDGLNIAAAKGTAVVAADNGVVAYAGNELRGFGNLLLLKHADGWITAYAHLDKIEVERGATVKRGQTIARVGQTGSVTSPQLHFELRKGSQAVDPSDQMDRKVSEGAARGDRPGPG; encoded by the coding sequence ATGAAACCCGTCCTCTCCGCCCTGGTCCTGTCCACCGCGGTGCTGGCGCTCGGCGCCTGCGAGCGCATCGGCGGGCTGGCGCCCTTCACCCATGTCGCCGAGGTGCCGGAGTCGGCCGGCGGCGCAATCACCGTGCAGAAGGGGGACAGCGCCTACAGCCTGTCGCGCCGCTACAATGTGCCGTTGCGCGACCTGATCGAGGCGAACCGGCTGGCGCCGCCCTACCGGCTGGATATCGGACAGCGGCTGGTGCTGCCCACCTCGCGCCAATACATCGTGCAGAAGGGCGACAGCCTCTACAGCATCTCGCGGATGCACAATGTCGATGTCAGCGAACTGACGCGGCTGAACAACCTCAGCCCGCCCTATGCGGTGCAGGTCGGCCAGCCGCTGCGCCTGCCGGGCAGCAACGACACCGGCGGGACCATGGTGGCTTCCGGCGGCGCCGTTCCACTGACGCCGCAAGGGGGGCAGCAGGGAAGCCCGCAGGGAGCGGCCGCCGGGCGCGGGTCGATCCAGGCCGCCGAACTGCCGCCGCCGTCCTCGAACGGATCCTCTAACGGTCCCTCGAACGCTCCCTCGGCCGGCGCCATTTCCGCCACGCCGCTGCCGCCGCCACCGAAGGCCGGCGCCGCGCCGGAGCCCGCGCCGGTCCAGCCGGCACCGGCTGCGGCCGGGGACGTGACCTATCAGCCGGGGCAGGGGCCGACCCTGCTGCGGCCGCCGGGCGCCAAGCCGTCCCCCGCGCCGATCCCGGCTCCCGCCGCCCCGCCGCAGGAGGTCGCCGCGGCGACCCCGCCGCCGAAACCGGATCCGAAGGCCGAGGTCGACGCCCCGCCGCCGCGCGGAAGCGCCCGGTTCCTGTGGCCGGTGAAGGGCAAGCTGATCTCCGGCTATGGGCCGAAGCCCGATGGCCTGCACAATGACGGGCTGAACATCGCGGCGGCCAAGGGCACCGCGGTGGTCGCCGCCGACAATGGCGTGGTCGCCTATGCCGGCAACGAGCTGCGCGGCTTCGGCAACCTGCTGCTGCTGAAACATGCCGACGGCTGGATCACCGCCTACGCCCACCTCGACAAGATCGAGGTGGAGCGCGGCGCCACGGTGAAGCGTGGCCAGACCATCGCCCGGGTGGGCCAGACCGGCAGCGTCACCTCGCCGCAGCTCCATTTCGAGCTGCGCAAGGGAAGCCAGGCGGTCGACCCGTCCGACCAGATGGACCGTAAGGTCAGCGAAGGGGCTGCCCGAGGCGACCGGCCAGGTCCTGGATGA
- a CDS encoding protein-L-isoaspartate(D-aspartate) O-methyltransferase, which translates to MTYNPRRIRLLMALRGAGVTDTKVLAAIERVPRELFVPEAFQDRAWEDVALPIDQGQTISQPLVVGLMTQALELQPRHLVLEVGTGSGYQAAVLARLCRRVFTIERLEPLLREAEARFRALDIGNITTRLGDGTRGWPEQAPFARILVTAAGGPEPPKDLTDQLAVGGVMLIPLGDDHRGQRVVRFRRSEAGLIREDLWPVRFVPLLSDPPQQVRSA; encoded by the coding sequence GTGACCTACAACCCGCGCAGGATCCGCTTGCTGATGGCCCTTCGCGGGGCCGGCGTCACCGACACCAAGGTGCTGGCGGCGATCGAGCGGGTGCCGCGCGAGCTGTTCGTCCCGGAGGCCTTCCAGGACCGGGCGTGGGAGGATGTGGCTCTGCCGATCGACCAGGGCCAGACCATCAGCCAGCCGCTGGTCGTCGGGCTGATGACCCAGGCGCTGGAGCTGCAGCCGCGGCATCTGGTGCTGGAGGTCGGCACAGGCTCCGGCTATCAGGCGGCGGTGCTGGCCCGGCTCTGCCGCCGGGTCTTCACCATCGAGCGGCTGGAGCCGCTGCTGCGCGAGGCGGAGGCCCGGTTCCGGGCGCTAGATATCGGCAACATCACCACGCGGCTCGGCGACGGGACGCGCGGCTGGCCGGAGCAGGCGCCCTTCGCGCGCATACTGGTCACGGCGGCGGGCGGGCCGGAGCCGCCAAAAGACTTGACGGATCAACTCGCCGTTGGTGGTGTCATGCTCATTCCGCTCGGGGACGACCACCGCGGCCAAAGGGTCGTGCGTTTCCGGCGCTCCGAAGCTGGCCTTATCCGGGAGGACCTGTGGCCCGTCCGTTTCGTTCCGCTGCTGTCCGACCCGCCGCAACAGGTCCGTTCCGCATGA
- a CDS encoding homospermidine synthase encodes MALDTKLCTFTGRMVIIGFGSIGQGVLPLLLRHIDGLTADRITIVTAEERGREEAELYGVAFHNNPLDNDNFFQVLKPLIDRGDFLVNLSVDVSSIALIEFCQRVGAFYTDTCTEPWAGGYTDSSLSPSLRSNYALRETALALRRRFEGGPTALITHGANPGLVSHFVKQALLNVAADTGVVTDVPTDRDGWARLAQRLGVKTIHVAERDTQVSNQPKRIGEFVNTWSIDGFVSEGCQPAELGWGTHEKQLPDDGRRHEFGCGSAIYLMRPGAATRVRTWTPLEGPFHGFLITHSEAISISDYFTVREGDRVVYRPTCHYAYHPCDDAVMSLHELAGKNFNIQAEQRLMMHEITDGMDELGVLLMGHEKGAYWYGSRLAIDEARGLAPYNNATSMQVTSTVLGGIVWVLENPNRGVVEPDEVDFRRVLDIAEPYLGEVIGAYGDWTPLQDRNVLFPEDIDEDDPWQFKNFRVV; translated from the coding sequence ATGGCCCTGGACACGAAGCTCTGTACGTTCACAGGCCGCATGGTCATCATTGGATTCGGTTCGATCGGCCAGGGTGTCTTGCCACTGCTGTTGCGTCACATCGACGGACTTACCGCCGACCGGATCACCATCGTCACCGCCGAGGAGCGCGGGCGGGAGGAGGCGGAGCTGTATGGCGTCGCCTTCCACAACAACCCGCTCGACAACGATAATTTCTTCCAGGTGCTGAAGCCGCTGATCGACCGTGGCGATTTCCTGGTCAACCTGTCGGTCGACGTGTCGTCGATCGCGCTGATCGAATTCTGCCAGCGGGTCGGCGCCTTCTACACCGACACCTGCACCGAGCCGTGGGCCGGCGGCTACACCGATTCCAGCCTGTCGCCGTCGCTGCGCTCGAACTATGCGCTGCGCGAAACGGCGCTGGCCCTGCGCCGCCGTTTCGAAGGCGGGCCGACCGCGCTGATCACCCATGGAGCGAATCCAGGGCTGGTGTCGCATTTCGTCAAGCAGGCGCTGCTGAACGTCGCCGCCGACACCGGGGTCGTGACCGACGTGCCGACCGACCGCGACGGCTGGGCACGGCTGGCGCAGCGGCTCGGCGTCAAGACCATCCATGTCGCCGAGCGCGACACCCAGGTCTCGAACCAGCCCAAGCGCATCGGCGAGTTCGTCAACACCTGGTCGATCGACGGATTCGTCAGCGAAGGCTGCCAGCCGGCCGAACTTGGCTGGGGCACGCACGAGAAGCAGCTGCCCGACGACGGCCGCCGGCACGAGTTCGGCTGCGGCTCCGCCATCTATCTGATGCGGCCGGGCGCCGCCACCCGCGTGCGCACCTGGACTCCGCTGGAGGGGCCGTTCCACGGCTTCCTGATCACCCACAGCGAAGCGATCTCGATCTCCGACTATTTCACGGTGCGCGAGGGCGACCGCGTCGTCTACCGCCCGACCTGCCACTATGCCTATCACCCCTGCGACGACGCGGTGATGTCGCTGCACGAACTGGCCGGCAAGAACTTCAACATCCAGGCCGAACAGCGGCTGATGATGCACGAGATCACCGACGGCATGGACGAGCTCGGCGTGCTGCTGATGGGCCACGAGAAGGGCGCCTACTGGTACGGCTCGCGCCTGGCGATCGACGAGGCGCGGGGGCTGGCGCCCTACAACAACGCCACCTCGATGCAGGTGACCTCCACCGTCCTGGGCGGCATCGTCTGGGTGCTGGAGAATCCGAATCGGGGCGTGGTCGAGCCGGACGAGGTCGATTTCCGCAGGGTGTTGGACATCGCCGAACCCTATCTCGGCGAGGTGATCGGCGCCTATGGCGACTGGACTCCGCTGCAGGACCGCAACGTCCTGTTCCCCGAGGACATCGACGAGGACGATCCGTGGCAGTTCAAGAACTTCCGGGTCGTTTGA